The Toxotes jaculatrix isolate fToxJac2 chromosome 6, fToxJac2.pri, whole genome shotgun sequence genomic interval gcttttaaggttgcagttatcaaacctttacttaaaaagccttctctggactctgacattttggcaaactatagacctatatccaatctcccctttaattctaaaattcttgaaaaggctgttgcaactcagttgtgtgaccatctacataggaacggtttgtttgaagtttttcagtcaggatttagagttcatcatagcacagagacagcactggtgaaagttaccaacgaccttcttatagcatcagataatggactcgtctctatacttgtcctgctagatcttagtgctgcatttgacaccattgatcataatatcctattggatagattggaacatgttattgggattaaaggaacagcactaggctggtttaaatcatatctatcagatagataccagtttgttcatgttaatgatgatccctccatatataccagagtaagtcatggagttccacagggttctgtgcttggaccgatactgttcaccttatacatgcttcccctaggcaatattatcaggaagcatggaataaatttccattgctatgcggatgatacccagctatatttatctatgaaaccagacgaaacagatcagttaaccatacttcaggcatgtcttaaagacataaaggcctggatgacctgtaactttcttcttctgaattcagacaaaactgaggttattttgtttggtcccaaacacctcagaaacagtttatctaatcatatagttactctggatggcaataatttagcctccagtacaactgtgaggaaccttggagttatttttgatcaggatttgtcctttaactcacatataaaacaagtctctaggaccgccttctttcacctgcgcaatatcagtaagattaggaacattctcgcagagtgatgctgaaaaattagtccatgcttttgttacttctaggctggactactgtaattccctattatcaggatgtccagttaactctctaaaaagcatccagctgatccaaaatgctgcagcgagagtactgactggaattagcaagagagatcacattactcctgtactaacttctcttcattggcttcctgtaaaatccagaattgattttaaaatccttctccttacatataaggccctcaatggccaggctccttcatatctcaaagagctgatagtaccatatcatcctaacagattgcttcattcccagaatgcaggtttgcttatggttcccaaaatctctaaaagtagaatgggaggccgagcctttagctatcaggcccctctcctatggaaccaactgccagtttgggttcgggaagcagacaccctctctaattttaaaatgaagcttaaaaccttcttgtttgataaagcttataattagttgtagttacagtcctagttatttattaaacttatagttagtcacaattatctctatagacactgttacagttaaggatatagcccttagtagggctggctcaggcaactgaatcatcccctagttatgctgctataggcctaggctgctgggggacatcccatgatttactgcgcacttcttcttctttctctttctctcctcagacccactctcaaatttattagcctttattacatgtcattaactctgtgtcctctctgtcccgtagtcctgtgcttgtttctctctggtctctctttctctgtacatttctgcaggtacctctggctccggagctgcttgtcctatggtcctggctccacccacctgctgctgtttattgtttacaatgatctatttctaacatgtttaatgttccgttctgctacagataaatatttgattaatattctttgcaaactgtaatgtaaataattaccagtcatgacagctttttgcctccgtgctctgtttcataattctaatctgctgagcacacattatccaataactgttcactaactgtaatgtaaatactgacccacattgtctgtattatgctgcatgtctttctccccctctcctccattcctaactgtcctatcttcctccttttcctcctttcacccagcccggccatcggcaggagggtcccccatctgagccaggttctgctcaaggtttcttcctgttaaaagggagttttccttgccactgtcgccttaagtgcttgctctggggtcaggctctgggtctctgtaaagcgctttgagacaattttgattgtggaaggcgctatataaataaaattgaattgaattgaattgaaaaattgaattgaattaatgcAGATTACAATGGCAACAAGTGTTCAGAGTGGTTAATTGTCCGCCCATTCCTCCAGCATAACTCACTTGTCCATGGTCCATCCATTTGCTTAGTATGCTTAGTGTATGTCCAGTGATTTTCTGTAACTTTCATGTCCACAAAGTAATTAACCAAGTGTGTGGAGGTGGGAAAGTTCAGGAGTTCAACTTTTTTCTCATGCAGGGGGAACGATTATTGTCTCTTTCCTCCGTTCCTTCAGATGGGCCTTTAGTGACTTCAAATAGTCATCATTTCACCAAAATATGGCTAAACACACTCTTTCTGTAGCTTACACAGTTGGAATCAGTTTGAGGAAAATCGCCGCAAGTAACAAATGCAAAGAGCCAGAAAAGGCAGCACTGTGTAGAGTAATATTACTGTTTGTAACATACTGAACGTATGAGGAGTTGACAGTGAGGAAGCATATTATGCTGCAGGAGTAGTTTCAGATGTTTCTCTTGGtcattttgatcattttctaTGGTTGTGAAAATCCATCATCATTGGAAGTTTCAGTTCTTTATTAGCTCTTTTCAGTGGCAGAAACTGTTCCAGGAACCAGAAACCCTTTTAGATCTTTGGACCATTTCCTACATTTCAACCAGATGAACCTCTTTCCAGTATCCAGTATCTGGAAGTATCTGGAAGTAGGACTTCATAGAGGCCCTGAAATTACCGTGAGAGTATGTTGGCCTTAAAACCACTTACTACTAAAATACTATTCTGCAACTTCTGTCCAACTGCATAGAGGAACTGGCTGTAGTTACAACCGATACTGAGAATAGGGAAGATCAGAGATTATTTTCTTGTTATGGCAGGTTCAACAACAGCAAGCTAGACTAACAACAGTGAAATCTAACATTTGGTAATTGAGgtaagtaaaataaacacaaaaaaacactgagcagaTCATGAACTATGAACATCTTTACATGCTTTAACTCATTTTTCTAGCTCTTGGGAAGCAGTTGAAACCCAacccctcctccttttcctcctctgaatcTCTCACACAGTGACTTTATGTAGTGTTTCTTCCTGTGTGAAAACTTTTATCGTTATCTCCTGTTCTCTAATCTTTTTAAGGTCTAGTTCTTTAGAGGCAGTGAAAACCCAAACAGCAATGCACAAAAGGGGATTTATgtattcttctttttccttaGTATTTTAGTTCCTAGATTAGTTTCTGTTGATCCTTTGTTCTTGAAACTATTGGGTCGAAAAGGAGTTAGTTCCCACTTACTTCCTGGAACTGTTTGGTGGAAAAGGTCCAtgtgaaagaggaaaatagCAGCTTTAACCAACCACCTTCCAACATTTCTTGAATATGTGATATTAAAAGATCCTGGCTGGAGAATCACTTTCAGATACTGAGACAGATTGTGCATCATGTGTTTGGTTATGCCccttttttctctgctcagtCCTTCACCTCTCCACCCCgacccctccctccatccttccacgccccccccccccccccccccccccacttgcTCCCTTCTTTTCACAGTATTGTCACCCTAGACGGTTCACACGGTCTCCTCTTTGCTGTGTTTCCGGTCATAAATCTCTGCAACACACCGTGAAGGCACATCCCCTTGGATGGATTTAACACAACACCCACCACCCCACCAGCACCCTGAGAAAAGGGCGACAAGAGCTGGCACACtgctacagacacacacgcatgcacacacatactgtagaccTGAACTGACACTTTCCCGGTAGGTGTTTGTTGATGAAATCCAGGAAAAGAACAAGGAAGAGTCTGATTTTAATAAAAGTAACAATGAAACCACACCTTGGAGACTTTGGGGAAAGAGTGAGGTAAAACTGAGAAACTGAGAGGGTgattttattctgtgtgtgcgtgtgtgtgtgtgtgtgttatggctCAAGTTGGTCTCTGACTCATGGTGCTTGtggggttctttttttttttggtgactcATGCGTTTCTCAGAATGGGTTCTCGCTCCATGGAATCCCTCCGATAAGGCTCCCACCCTCAGGAAGTGGGATGGAGGTATTTATTTGACACGCTGAATATCtcagcgccccccccccccaccgaaCACACCCCTTCTTAATCCATCCTCTACCTTCCCGTCTTGCCCCTCCTCCCCTCAGGTCAGCACATGTTACCCACCACACTACTCCGACAAATTTCAGCttcctagtttttttttcccctcttgcaAATGCGCAGGCTATGGGTGGCCCGAGTCTGATGCGCCACGGACAAGAAAAACTAAACCAGTgacagcctgtttgttttttttacctcaccAACAGCACCCCACACCTACACACCCTCACCAAAACTACCGCCATCAAACAAGCGCCATACATACACTCCCCTGCCACCACATCTACTGtgccacacacactcccagacCACATTCTTACATCCCTACCCCCCACACTCTCCCacaccacacacccacaaacacacctgaCCGACTTCATTTCCTGTGAGGCATGAGTCAGGCGGCTGCAGTGCATTTACTGGAGTAATACATGGTTATTAGCCATTCTGATAATATAGTGTTGATGTGGCTGTCAAGGAAACCTGAGCTgcacaaaaaaaggggggctgtgtatgtgtgggtgggtgggatgAGTCGACGAGGATTCTTTGGAAGTGTTCAGGCATGCGGTGGGTCTATTTGCATGTccgcaggtgtgtgtgtgtgtgtgtgtgtgtgtgtgtgtgtgtgtgtgtgtgagagagagagagagatggtgtacaaaagaaagaaacagcaggGAGAGCCATTCACCTGTTTTTTCTTGTAGAAGCCCTTTCTGTCACAGTTGGGTATGCGGAAGCCTCTTGGGTTGAGAACGTTGCTGATTTTAAGACTGTTCAGGATGCTCTCCATCTCCCGCCGACACGGCCCCTAGCAACGCAGCAAACACACCCCAGCGACACCAGCATTACACACGCATCCTTACACCATCACAGAACATGAAGAACATGAGGAGTGTTCATGCGGTTCTAGAAGTTGGTGGTGAACATCACAGTCTATAAAAGTCAGCCTCCTGCTTCCTATGGCCCATTAACATTCCACCTACGTAGTTAGGTGGAATGTAGAAAAATAATTCTCCCACATATATTCAAAAGCTCCTTGTTAAAACACACTCTAAGCTACACCATGCTTTGAACAAAACTGGGGATAGCTGTAACCTTTATGGCTGCAACATcatattaaagtaaaatatcaTAAATGTCTTGTGCCTAATTTTATGCAAATATCCCAAAACTGCAGTCTGACTTATTTAGTATTTGTGGAAACTTTGTGAGTTTGActaaaatttgaaaattttctGAACAACACTGGGCTGTAGTGATGAACCAGCTGCAAGGTCGAAATTGAAGAGGTTAGGTCACGAAATGAGACGTCATCTTTCTGAAAAGAGTGGTACCTTCACTTACAAAATGTTTGAGAgcatgtaatttaaaaatataatcacATTTAAATGATAGTAGATAGCCTAAAGGGACCtggtggagtttttgaccacaAATTGCTCTGTAGAGAAATGTTTTGATGAGAGATTCCCTGTACTGTTTGTATCTTGTGCTGGGGCTGCACGTGCATGGGgctgcacatgcacactgcCTACCATGAGCTGACAGCAATATGCATATGTGCAAACAGCATGGGGGCCAGGGTGACCCACCATGTATTACAGAGAGTCAGTATTCTGCAGAGTTTAAAACCAGCAGGTGATTTACCTGATGTGCTCCCCCTTTGTTAGGAGTGCTAATCAGTGGGTGGTCTAGAGTTCATTCATTCGTTTTCTACcacttaatccgtcagggtcgcgggggagctggagcctatcccagctgactatgggcgagaggcggagtacaccctggactggtcgccagtcaatcgcagggctgacacacaaagacagacaaccacgtacacactctctcactcacacctacgggcaatttagagtagccaattaacctatcccatgcatgtttttgggattgtgggaggaagccggagtacccggagagaacccacgcagaagaagagaacatgcaaactccagaACAGAGCAATCATGCCTATCAGTAGTGACTGGCAGTAAAGTTTGTTATCGTCACCCTCTAAGGGCCactgttttgaactcttttggaTTGTTTTAGAACTCTTCCTGGACCATCTGGATCTTGTGACTTCTTTTGAACTAGTTTTGGACTGTAGTGTACTCCTTGTTTGGATCAGCCCTTGATGAGTGTTATATTATTTTTGAACTTGTATGGCTTCTTCAAGGATTACCTGAGGattcttgttttggtttcttgagGATGttctatattttctgttttagtttaaaaattatttatgtTGAAGGTCATGTTACTCTGGTTTTGGTTTCTTAACTTTTGGTTTcagcttttcctgttttattttgtagccctGGACCTTGTATGTCTGTTCCTAGTTCACTTCCTGCCTCTAGTTTCCCGCCTTGCTGATTGTCTTCCCTGCCCTAATGTGTATCACCTGTGGCCAATTACCCTCTGTGTATATAAGCCTTGTTGTTCACCTGTTTCTTTGTGAGTTTAATTGTCTGTTCTTGTGCTGGATACTGTGGTCTTATATGAGTCTGTTCCTGCAGTGGTTATGTTTGTTCCTGAGTTCCTGTCTGCATCTTGGATCCTGACAGTGTTTGTTGATCTCTCTGACCCGTTCCCAGTAAGAACTCCTTAGTTTTTTCCTTATGAGTTTTGATCCttagtttttctctcttgtggATGATTTTCAGTTGTCTTAATTTACTGGTTTCCTGGCCACAGACATTTTGCCAGTAACTTTAAGTTTAATAAAAGGACATAATCATTTTCATAATCATCACCTTTTTAGTGGTGTGGAATTTGGGTCCTTCCCTTGTGTCTTGGCTACAGTGCCATTGTAACAGAATTAGGACAGGAATTCAATgtatttattaagcctaaataacaaaCACTGTGCAATATGGTGTGAATcactgaagcagaaaaaaaactccaccaGGTGCCTTTTTACAGTAGGTATTTAAGATATAATAGGTAATTATTAAATTCAATGGCAGAATTTCATGAAGACATTTAAATTCTGCGGCGTGGGGACATTGTTCGCTATTGTCCGTtgaaaaatatcagtgtttCCTGCTGAGAGTTACGGTGCTGCACCAGGCACCTGAACAGCTTAGAGTTGTGAAACTAAGGAGGTGTTTTTTCAAATAGCCAAAATCTGGACACCAAACCAGAATGTGTCAAAAGGTAAATGCTGTGTACAAACTACAAGTTAACAAGTAAGCTACCTAGCTAGCAGTTCATTTAATTTACATTCTGAATGTCTGTTACGTTCTGTCCAGAGTTAATTATTGAATACAGCTTAGGCTATAAGTTAGCTAGTGAGTTAACTAGCTAGCAAAAAACCTAGCAAGTTGACACTAGCAGTTTTCAGCCTCTCCTTGACAGACTCTTCATTTCAGTAACTGTCATGTTAATGTTTTCTGTTCTCGAAAAGACcaacataaataaatttaaatatttaccaaAGTTAAATATTGTTTACAGACTACAAAGTAGCTTGACAGCCAACTAGCTAGCAAGCCAAATATTTACACACTTGCATAAATGACAGCATTTTTAAACTGAGTtagtagtttattttatttttatgtatttatttgtgaggGACAATGGATAATATTAAACCTAAATGCTAGCGTTTGATGCATTGTACCATCTGCAGTCATTTTGGTAAACGACCATCTTTATAAACCTCTGCCATTACTGTTGTTTCTTCAAAGCAGCAACAGGAAAAAGAGGTCTCATTGCCTCTGGGTGGGACTTACATACTCAgtctccctcttgctctccaGGGAGAAGTTGTGTATGTCCATATTGGCTCCTCCTGCCACCGATTCCACCTTGTAGCTCTGAGTCTTTCTGTTCTGATTTTTCTGGATCAGCTTGTTGTGCAGCGGAGGCCTGGTGTCCATCGACCCGCGACTGTGTCCACCCTTCACAGTCGCCACGCCAGGCAACACCGTCATCGTCTGGGTCACGTTGGCACAACCTTCTTCTACCTGATTTCCACCATTCTCTGTGTAGGTAAAAGATAAGTCTGTCACACTTTTCAAATGTTTCATACTTACAGTGTCTGATTCATAGCTCCCAGTTTGGGTAAGATTAATGATGAAATTTAGTGGATGATTCTGTTTTTGGCCCATTTACAATTGTGTAAAAGTCTTATTTATCATATTAAAAACttgttaaaactttttttaaacccaCATACAGATTTGTGAAACCTTTATTTTAGttttgtaaacaaacataaaaaaagagatTTCACAACTTCTGCTGAATTGAAACCACAAACTTCCACATCAAATCTGGACTAGATTAGGAATAGACTGTAGGGACTTAAAATTCTCTTATCTAATATCTCATGTGGTCTAAATGCAGAAAAAACAGTGAACTCCTATGCAGTCTCTGGAGACTACTTGTTAATCTAGTCCAGGTTTGAGAAGTGTCAGTGTAGTGTTTTTTTAACTTAGACATGGTCTTATGTGGGCTTGATGTCGTAAAAGCAGTGAAATTAGTTCTGTTCTCTACAAAGCTACAAAAATCGGACGCTACAAATCAGCATcgcattgttttattttgcagttcTTATAAAATACCATAACACGAAAAGATGAATGCCTGCTTCCTTTGCACTTAATCCAGCAGAGAATTCCTGACTGCCTAAAAGAGGCCTgttgaaaacagacaaaataaagttAGCTCATTGCCTTGTGGGCTGTTTGGAGCCAGAAATGAAGCCAAGtaataaacagaaacatgacGATTTCATATCCACAAATTTCCACAGTATGCAGACCAACAGATAGAGTCACAAAGAGGAACTTAGTGTAAACAAGGCTTTTTAAGGAAGGAGAAAacgttgtgtatgtgtttatatgtgtagGGTGGGGATTAGGGGATTGGGGCTCAAAGAGGAGGGGGCTAGGGCAGTAAGAGGTAGAATGAGAGATATGCCACCTGGTCTGCTGCACCACCACAAGGCCACAGTCAAAGAAGCTTGGGGACGATGGGAACACACATGCAgtggctcacacacacccaaacacagtTTTAAACCATTAACTCAAAGCAGATTTTGTGTTCAAGAGCTGCGGTGAGGGCGGCGGGCGGGCACGAAGGGGTGTAGCTTGTGTGGGCAGGCAGGCTGGCAGCCCACCCTTTCTCCGTGACCACCTGATCAATTAGTGACGTGGTGGGGTTCTGCAGTCTCCCAGGCTCACCAGAACTTAGAATAACAATGTAGATgtcaacaacagcatcagctgCATCGAGACGGAGTCAGGAAGCAACAGATGCTCTTTAACCTGGTGCAGCCCACACATGAATTTCTGAACTCTTAAAAAAACGTCCATAAATGTCCATAACCAAGGACAAAAATATTGAGCCCTGTTTAAAATTCCTGCAAGCATTAATTTTTATTGTCAATATAAACTTTTATATAACCTTTCTAGGAAGTCTGGGGCGTTTTAGATAAACACATTACGCAATTTGTTTGTATAATGGCACAAGGGTAAACAGCACAAACTGCGGTAAGGAGCGCTTGTTAATGTCTGGGAGGAGAGGCTGCTCTGGAGCTGGGGACTGACTGATGGTGGTGGAAACCACTGGGCTGCACTGATACACTATGACCAACAGGGGCGCTTGGGATAATTtcccaccttttttttcccatctccAGCAGTGGAGATACTGTAAATGCATAATGTGCATGTCTACTGTAACTGATTGCATGCTGCCTCATGGGCCTGAAAAGTGCTATaagatgtatttatttgttcCCATGTAAGAAATAGCTAGTTTTCTCTTAAATCAGAGGCTGCAAATAGTTAGAGAAAGACATAAAGtaacaaagagagagggagaggtgaatATTCAGAATAAATGACAGGAAATTTGTTGCTGATGGTCTGcgagtgtgtgtatacatgttgCTGgatgcatgtgcgtgtgtgtgtgtgcatgacaatgtgtgtgttgagtgctTGCACACCACACATTACTGTGGCCAAACCAAATAACCAGGacgaagaaaacacacacagaggctccTGGAGGCCTGACGTCAGCAGtgcccaaacacacaacagtgtGTATTCACATGGAGGTGGCATGTGTGCCGTTTCACCGGTGTGAGCAGCCTGCACCAATTCAAACACCATGCAAATGAGACCTTACAATATTATAGGAGCATGATGCACTAAAGAAGTCCATTGTCCTCACAGATAATGGACTTCaattgtgtgtttaagtgtgtgtgttggttgcTTATAGGGAACTAAGAGAACCCCCCGCCCCCGTCCACCACACAGCTGAGATGTTTTGGCCCACATGGACCAGGAAGACAGCAGCACATATTTTCATGCTGTGTACAAAAATCCATGAGCTTTACTTGAAGGAAAATTAGGACATTACAGAGGACAAGGACATGGTCTACACTCAGCCTCAGCTAAATACTGTATACTTACAGTATGTATGTGGCATTCCTTAACTATTGGTTTGAGGGagccaggctgtgtgtgtgcttgtgcccgtgtgtttgtgtctatgtgtgtgttagggagaaagagagaagaagcgGTGTAGCCCTTTCTTAAAACAAACAATCCTCACATCCCAAACGTCAAtcctttaattttattttgcattttacgCATGATGGTTCAAATCTGTGCGCACATGGAAAAAGTGGCTGACCGGTGGGAAAGCAGCGATTAGTTGCTGCGTAAACCTCCAAGCCATAGCTGGCGTTATCCTGTAAAACTTTCGAGAGCCTATGGGATTTGTTTGACACAGACCAACACATCACTGTGCTATGACAAACCTCCCCTCTGAACACCCCACGGTCAGGATAGGTGTTTTTGCATCGTGGCAAGCTGCAAAGCGACCCAGAGAGCTCATTTTCCGCACGTTTCCTTGTGACTTATTTCTTAAGTAGATCAGTCTAAGCACCTTTATCTCATCCACTATCAGTACAACGCAGTAGTCGGTGTTTGCATGGAAAGGGAACTCCCCAGACCTGGTCAGCAAAGAGCACCACTTTCAAGGGGAGAGCGCCTGTCAAATCCACCAAATAACagcaaacgcacacacaaaagcaacaaGGTATCTTCAGACAACAAAACGCGCAAATAAAATCGTCGCTTTTTACCTTGTTTTTGCGGTATGAGAATGTTGTTGAGTCTTTTGGACGCGGTACTGGAGCACACTCCCCGTCCCTCCAGCAGAGCTTGCAGGGGTCGGCTCTCCCCCGGTTGGTGCTGGCAGGTCAAGCCGGAGCCGCAGCGTGCCGTGTACACTCCACACGCCTGTCCCTCGCCGAGGGCGCACGTCATGCAGCAGCCGCAGCCGGGCTCCCTCACCTGCTCCGCGCAGTCCTTCGGCAGGGGTTTGCACTGCAGGAGCGCCCCGGCGTCGCACGGCTCGCATCGGACCACCGGCCCCACGGTGCCGACCAGCCGAGCGAACGCAGCCAGCGCGGCGGCGAGACAAAGCATACAGAGACCGGGCATTCTGCCGATTAAGCTGGTCACAAAGGGACAGTATGTGAGTTGTCACGTTGGCTTAAGGGGACTCTCTGTGACACAGCGAGCCGGCTATCCTTCTccatctgtattttcttttacgCGAACTTCTCGTTTTATATAGGCGGAAAAAA includes:
- the igfbp3 gene encoding insulin-like growth factor-binding protein 3; protein product: MPGLCMLCLAAALAAFARLVGTVGPVVRCEPCDAGALLQCKPLPKDCAEQVREPGCGCCMTCALGEGQACGVYTARCGSGLTCQHQPGESRPLQALLEGRGVCSSTASKRLNNILIPQKQENGGNQVEEGCANVTQTMTVLPGVATVKGGHSRGSMDTRPPLHNKLIQKNQNRKTQSYKVESVAGGANMDIHNFSLESKRETEYGPCRREMESILNSLKISNVLNPRGFRIPNCDRKGFYKKKQCRPSKGRRRGYCWCVDKYGQPLPGLDGRERGETQCYNLESK